The genomic stretch GTGTATTAAACAGTGATAGTGCCCCAATTCCAATCGGAAGCTTGCAGCGCTATGCAACAGATTGGGCAATTCACAACGATGCTCTTCTTTTTCAAAAAGGAGAAAATAATGGTTTGAAAGTAGCCGTAATTGGAAGCGGTCCTGCTGGTCTCTCAGCAGCACGTGAACTCGCACGCTTTGGATATAGCATCACAATGTTCGAAAAAAGTGAGAGAGCGGGAGGATTAAATACTTATGGTATTGTGTCTTTTCGCTTGCCGCAAAAAATTTCATTTTGGGAAGTTTCTCAAGTAGAAAGACTCGGTGTAGAAATAAGAACAGAGACAACAGTTGGAGAAGATATAAGCGTTGAAGATATTCTATCAAGCTATGATTTTGTTATTTTAGCAGCTGGTATGGGGTCTGTTCCTCATTTACATGTAGAAGGAGAGCAGCTTGAGGGTGTTTATGATGCAATCGAGTTTGTAAAAGATACGAAAACAAAAGAACTAACAGGAGCATTTCAAGGTAAGAAGGTAGCTGTTATTGGAGCAGGAAATACGGCAATTGATGCTGCAACGTGCTCAGTTCGACTCTGTGCTGAAAACGTGAAGATTGTGTATAGAAGAACAGTAAAAGAAATGACGGCCTATGATTTTGAGTACGAATTTGCTAAACAAGATGGAGTCGAGTTTCGATTTTTAACGGCTCCAAAGGAGATTATTGGAGATGAGCAAGGACGTGTAAAAGCATTAAGATGTGTCAAAATGAAGCTTACAGAGCGTGAAAAAGATGGACGAAGCAAGCCTGTTGAAATAGAAGGAAGTACATTTGATATGCCTGTGGATGTTGTAATTAAAGCAATTGGGCAAACACGACATACCTCATTAATTGAGCAGTTCGGCCTTAAACATGAAGGCGGTGTTGTAAAAGTAGAGGAAAGGACAATGAGAACATCAAAAGAAGGCATATATGCGTGTGGTGATATCGTATTTGGAAAAGGTTATGGAGATGCAATGGTGGTCACGGCTGCAGAGCAAGGAAAAAACGTAGCTTATGAGATTCATAAGAGTGTTACAGAGAGAAAGGAAAATTTAGCATAGGGAAGGGAGAGAAAAGAATGGCAGACTTACGTGCAAATCTTGCTGGAATACAGTCTCCAAATCCTTTTTGGCTCGCATCAGCACCTCCAACAAACTCTGGCTACCAAGTGCAGCGTGCATTTGAAGCAGGATGGGGAGGAGCTGTCTGGAAAACGCTCGGAGAACCTATTTTAAATGTTTCTTCTCGGTTTGCTGCAATTAGCTTCAACGGTCAGCGTGTCGCAGGTTTCAATAACATTGAACTTATTACAGATCGACCGCTTGAGGTGAATTTAAAAGAAATTGAGGACACAAAAAAGAAATTCCCAAACAATGCTATTATCGCTTCTCTTATGGTGGAACCAAAAAGAGAAAAATGGCACGAGATTGTAAAAAAAGTCGAAGCTGTTGGTGTAGATGGACTCGAACTCAATTTTGGCTGTCCACACGGTATGGCTGAACGAGGAATGGGGGCTGCATCAGGGCAAGTACCAGAACTTGTTGAGAAACAAACATATTGGGCAAAAGAAGTTGCAACAACGCCTTTAATTGTAAAGCTAACTCCAAACATTACGGACATTACAGTAACAGCAAAATCCGCTGTTGAAGGTGGTGCTGATGCCGTTAGTATGATTAATACAATCAATAGTCTTGCAGGAGTAGATATTCATAGTTGGAATACGATTCCACATGTGAATGGGAAAGGAGCACATGGAGGATACTGTGGTCCAGCTGTAAAACCAATTGCTTTAAATATGGTCGCTGAATGTGCGAGAAATTCTTATATAAATGTACCGATTTCAGGAATGGGTGGAATATCTAGCTGGCAAGATGCTGTTGAATTTATGCTCATGGGAGCGTCAGCTGTTCAAGTATGTACAGCTGCTATGCACCACGGATTCAGCATTGTAGAAGATATGATAGACGGGCTTAACAATTACCTTGATGATCGAGGTCTGAATGCTATAACCGATTTAGTAGGTGGAGCTGTTAGCAAATATAGGGATTGGGGAGATCTTGATCTAAATCATAAAGTTGTAGCGAGAATTAACAATGAAACATGTATTAACTGCAACAAATGCCATATTTCCTGCGAAGATACGTCACATCAGTGTATTGATATCTTAAAGAGTGAAAACGGAAAAGAATATTTACAAGTGCGAGAAGAAGACTGTGTTGGCTGTAATTTATGTTCTATCGTATGCCCTGTTGATGGAGCCATTTCTATGATAGAAATTCCAAGTGACAAACCAATGACGTGGAATGAGAGGCAGGCGGCGCTTTCAGGAACGCTCGTTTCAATGATGAAAGCAGCGGAATAAAGGAGGATAAAACATGAAGAAAATTATTAAAAACGGTCGTGTTGTAACGTCTTCAGATACGTTTGAAGGAGATATTTGTATTGAAGGAGAGCGTATTATAGGAATTGGTAATGGATTTGATGAAGATCATGCAGAAATAATTGATGCAAAAGGGCTTTATGTATTTCCAGGTGGAATTGATCCTCATACACATCTTGAAATGCCTTTTGGGGGAACGGTTAGTAAAGACGATTTTGAAACAGGAACAATTGCTGCAGCTTTTGGAGGCACTACGACCGTTATTGATTTTTGCCTTACCGAAAAAGGAGAACCGCTCCAAAAAGCCATTAACGAATGGCATGATAAATCAAGTGGGAAAGCGTTTATAGATTATGGGTTTCACTTAATGATCGGTGAGATAAATAGCACTGTATTAAATGAGCTTCCATCAGTAATCAGTGAGGAAGGAATTTCCTCTTTTAAAGTATTTATGGCTTATAAAAATGTTTTTCAAGCGGATGATGCAACACTTTTTCAAACATTAAAAGAAGCGGAGAAACTAGGTGCACTTGTAATGGTGCATGCTGAGAATGGAGATGT from Priestia filamentosa encodes the following:
- a CDS encoding NAD(P)-dependent oxidoreductase translates to MEKNLIEQLKGNFEEVDKGLGTKKALNEAHRCLYCYDAPCIKACPTSINIPSFIKKIASGNIKGSARVIMEANPIGASCARVCPTEELCEGACVLNSDSAPIPIGSLQRYATDWAIHNDALLFQKGENNGLKVAVIGSGPAGLSAARELARFGYSITMFEKSERAGGLNTYGIVSFRLPQKISFWEVSQVERLGVEIRTETTVGEDISVEDILSSYDFVILAAGMGSVPHLHVEGEQLEGVYDAIEFVKDTKTKELTGAFQGKKVAVIGAGNTAIDAATCSVRLCAENVKIVYRRTVKEMTAYDFEYEFAKQDGVEFRFLTAPKEIIGDEQGRVKALRCVKMKLTEREKDGRSKPVEIEGSTFDMPVDVVIKAIGQTRHTSLIEQFGLKHEGGVVKVEERTMRTSKEGIYACGDIVFGKGYGDAMVVTAAEQGKNVAYEIHKSVTERKENLA
- the preA gene encoding NAD-dependent dihydropyrimidine dehydrogenase subunit PreA, whose product is MADLRANLAGIQSPNPFWLASAPPTNSGYQVQRAFEAGWGGAVWKTLGEPILNVSSRFAAISFNGQRVAGFNNIELITDRPLEVNLKEIEDTKKKFPNNAIIASLMVEPKREKWHEIVKKVEAVGVDGLELNFGCPHGMAERGMGAASGQVPELVEKQTYWAKEVATTPLIVKLTPNITDITVTAKSAVEGGADAVSMINTINSLAGVDIHSWNTIPHVNGKGAHGGYCGPAVKPIALNMVAECARNSYINVPISGMGGISSWQDAVEFMLMGASAVQVCTAAMHHGFSIVEDMIDGLNNYLDDRGLNAITDLVGGAVSKYRDWGDLDLNHKVVARINNETCINCNKCHISCEDTSHQCIDILKSENGKEYLQVREEDCVGCNLCSIVCPVDGAISMIEIPSDKPMTWNERQAALSGTLVSMMKAAE